The region ATTCGCCGCGTTTGATCATCTCGAAAATGCCGAGCAAGTCCTTGCCGGCGAACGCGGGCTGGCCGGTCAACAAACAATAGAGCGTCGCGCCGAGACTATAGACGTCGCTCGCCGGACCAAGTCGATCGAGCTCGCCAGCGGCCTGTTCGGGGCTCATGAACGCTGGCGTGCCAACAGCACTGCCGTGGTGCGTGCCGGTGTATTGGTCGAGCGGGATCAACGGCAGCGTATCGCCGGTATTCGCGTCTTTCGCCGTGGCGAGCTTAGCGAGCCCCCAATCGACGACGAGCGTCTCGCCGAAGCGCCCTAGCATCACATTGCGCGGCTTGATGTCGCGATGGATCACTTGCTGGCTGTGGGCATAGTCGATGGCGTTGCAAACGTCGATCAATCGCCGCAACAGTTTGCGAAACTCCAAGCCGCGGGTGCGCGTGAAGTCTTCATCCGGCGAGACCGCTGCATGAAAGGCTTCGATCGCGTCGTGCAGGCTTTCACCCTCGATCAGCCGCATCGCGTAATACGGCTGCCCGTCTTCGGCGGCGCCTACGGCGTACACCGGCACAATGCCTGGATGCTGCAAGCCGCCGGTCACCTCCGCTTCACGTAGAAATCGGCCGCGCAGTTCTTGGGTGTTGCGTTCGGCGGCCTTGGCGCCCAGCCGGCCGTGCCGCGCCGAGGTCTTGCCGATCGACATCGCTTTGATGGCCACGCTCCGACGCAATGATTTTTGCCGGGCCTCGAAGACCTGCCCCATCCCGCCCCGGCCGATTTCCCTGACGAGTTCGAAGTCCTCTAAATTGGCGAGCATGGCGTTTGGCGCCGTAGAACTCGCGTCGACGTCGCCAGCGCTCGTTTCGCCGGCGTCGGGATCGGAAATGCCGGCCCAGTCGCTGAAAAACTCCCGGAGTTGGGGGGCGAACTGGGGGTGCTTCGCCAGAAAGGCGTCCTGGGAGACCGCCTCGCCGCGCTCCATTGCTTCGAGGTATTCGCAAATAATGCCGTCGAGCAGGTCGTCGGACGGCTGAGTTTCTTGCGGCTCTGACATGGCTTACCTCTCGCGGGCACGGCGCTGCCGGAATCGGCTTGATTGTATCATGGCCCCCCGGCAGTGGCGGTTTTTGAACGACCGCCCTGAATGGCCGAATCACGCCGGTCAAACTGCCTCGGTAGCATGAAATTGGTTGCGCGCCGGTCTCGACAATTGTGTCGAGCAGGGTTAGATTATGGGGCTTCACCGTGCAGGGGGAGCAGGGGAGTTTTGGACTCCGCCTGACGGCCCTTTCAGGAACCTGACGCTTTCACGGCGGTTTTCGAGCATGTACGCGATCATCATTGACGGCGGGCGGCAATATAAAGTCGAAGAGGGGCTAGAGTTGGACCTCGACTATCGCGAGGCTTCGGCCGGCGATGAGATCGTGTTCGACGAGGTCGTGGCCTGGTCGGCCGACGGCGACATCCGCATCGGCACGCCCAACGTACTCGGCGCCAAGGTGACTGGCGAAGTCGTCAGCGTTACGCAAGGCCCGAAGCTGGTGGTCCAAAAGTTCCGCCGTCGCAAAACGACGCGCCGCAAGAACGGCCACCGCCAGATGCATACCCGCGTGAAAATCAGCAAGCTGTCGCTGCTTTCCGCAACTTAGTCTCACGCTCGAATTTCACGGTAATCTCACGGTATTTGTCCCAAAGCTTACCGGACCCGTGGACCGTGGCCCGCAGTTCGAGTTCGACAGGTAAGGCTTTGGCGGCCTCACTGTCAAACTGGGGGGGGCTGGATTTCGACCGTACATTCACCTGAATGTCGGCGTCACCATGCACCCAGAAGTGACCCGGGGCGCCATCGGGGGCCGTGTCGGACAACCGCGTCAACTGGAAGGCTTTGGTCCGATACCATTCCCGCTGTTGTTCGGCCTCATCTTTGCGGGCCGCAGGCAGCACCACCTGCCCGGCCATGGTTTGGTGGACCTTGGCTAGCTCCTGTCGCAGGGCGCGATCACCCGCTGGTTAATCATCCGCCCCGCCTCTGGGTTCAAGTTCTCAATCAAAAGTTTGTTCCGCTGAGAGTCCGGTTGCCGAGACTGCCGGGCTTCGGTCGCCTCAAGTTAGGCTTGATCGGCCGCTGATCGTTTCATGGTCGTGGCGTTCACCAGCAGGTCGTCCAGTCGTTTGGCTCCCTGCTCAGCCACGGCCGCCGCTCGGTCCAACAGACAGGGCAGAATGTCCGCCTCGGCCATCGTCCCCCCGCTGTCATAGACATAGGTTTGAGACGCCTCATCTTTGCGGTGACAGACGTACCGCTGGTCCTTCGACTGGTATTCAATCCGCCGGCCGCAACGAGCACAGAAGAGAATTCCCGACAGCAGCCCCGATTCGGCCCGTTGGTGAATCCGATGCTCCGACAGGTACTTGACCCGCCGGTCGACCTTTTTGGCCATGTCTGGTGGCACCAGCGGTTCCCAGCAGTCGGGCCGAGAGAACTGTTGATCGCTGTCGTTGGAACTGGGCGCCGGACGGCCCTTGGCACTGACGCCTAGGGATCGCTTCGTGCCTGCGTATCCAAAGGAACGAAACGCACCTCTTCCGCCACCAAGTATTCGCTGGTTCGCGGGCCATTGAACTGCACGTAAGAGATTTCGCCGGCCTTAACTTCGAGTTCGAACGTCGGGACCGGGTCTTCAGGTTTCTTGCGGCCGGGCACCATTTCCAGTTCGCTCCGAGCGACGATTTCCCCTTGGCTATTGAACGCCGCCAGTCTGGCCGACGTGCCCGTCGATGCCCAAAAGACGATCGTCACCGCCGAGGCGCCCTGGGGAAATTGCACCTGCACGGGAATCTGCTGCTCATCCGCCATCGCATTGAGAATGCCTGTGCGTCCTGACGTGATATGCGAAAAAAACATGATCCTTCCGCGGGCCTTGCTCCGCTCGGGCGAGCGCGCAAGCTTGAACTCGACGCCCTTGTCCACATACCGCTCCAAACGATTCACCGCTTCATCGTTTGTAGGGTCCAGCTTGACCGGGACCTGTTCGAAATTAATCACAACCTCCTCGGCCCCCACTGCCGACGACGAGCATAGAACGAGGCCGGCCAGAAGCGCACTGCGAATCGAATCCAAGATAGCCAGCTTGGACATCATGACCTCATCTCCAGGCCGCGCATGGCGCCAGTCGCCGTGGCGAACGTACTCGATTCAATGTTCATGCGCTCGAGCATCGAGACAAACAGGTTCGGCAGCGGATAGTTGTTCGCCGTGTCGAACTTCAGATGCTGGCCGTGCCGGAATCCTCCACCGGCCAACAAAATCGGCATGTTGGTCGTGGAATGCGCGTTGGCATCACCGAGGTTCGAACCGTAAAGCACCATCGTCCTATCCAGTAGCGTTTCGCCTTCTTCCTCGACCGATTTCAGCTCCGTGAGCAATCCGGCCATCGTCCGCATCTGCCACTCGTCGATCACCTTGAGCTGCGCCAGTTTGTCGACGGCCTTGCCGTGGTGCGAGAGGTTGTGATAGCCATCGCTAATCGTGGCGCCTTGGATCTGCATGGCCGGCGTGGAAACGCCATTTTGCATCAGCGTCATCGCGCGTACCGAGTCCGTCTGAAAGGCCAGGCGTGCGAGCCGGTACATCACCTCAATCTTTTGAATGAATTGCGCGGAGTTGGTCGGGTCGTTCGGTGCTGGTTCGTCAACCACCGGCTTGGGCCTGTTTTCCCACGCTCGCGCAGATTGCAGGCGGCTCTCCAAGTCGCGAACGCTGCTGAAGTACTGGTCGAGACGATCTCGATCGCCGGCGCCCATGTTGCGATTGAGAGCTTGCGCCTGTTGCGACACAGTGTCGAGAATGCTGCGGCCGGTATCAACTTCGCGAATTTTTGCTTCGATCTCGGCCTTGGTCCCCTGGAGGAACAATTGCCCAAACACGCTCGACGCACTTTGTTCGGGGGGGATGGCCACGCCGGTTCCGGTCCAGGACAGACTGCGACTGCCGTTCACGGCCAGCGCGAGTGAAGGAAAGCGGGTATGAGAGCCAATGTGTTCCGCGACGTGCTGATCCAGTGAAATGGAGTTGCGGAAGGAACTGCTGGCCGGATGCGGCGCTGCGGTGAGAAAACTGATATCCGAGGGGTGTCCTCCATCCACGTTGGGATGGGACACGCCGCTGATGACGGTGAAGTCCGCCCGGTGCTCTTGCAGGAAGGTTAGATAATGCGAGGGCTGGTAGTCGAAGCCTTCATCGGTCGGAAAGAAGTGCTCGGGCAGCACGCCCAGGTTATTGCAAATGGCCAGCATGCGTCGCGGCGCGCGCTTCCCATCCGGAGATGCCCCCGGTGAACCGGCCCGGGCAAAAGCTGGCGCCATGGCATCCAGAAACGGCAGCGACATCGCGACGCCCGCGCACTGCAAGAATCGCCGCCGTGGAATGGCGTTGCGCGTTACGGAGCCGGGACCAACAGCGCGGCGATGGGATCGATTCTCTTGCATGCTAGCGGCTTTCTCTTGAACAGCGTCACGCATTGCGCTGCGCCAATCTATTTGTTCTGAAACAGCCGGCTCTGTACGATCTCGTGCATGATCGAGCGAACACCGTAGTTGCCCAGTCGCGACCGCTCGAGGATTGCATCCGTCTCTTGCCGATCGGAGAAGCCAATCGGCGCCCCTGTGGCATAGATCATTAATTGCTTAACGAGGTTGCGGGCGATCGTTGCCTCGTCCTCAAGCAACATTTGCTTGAGTTGACGGACGTCGGCAAATTGGCGGCTGTCGGGCAGTGTACCGCTGGGGTCAACGGAAAGGGCGTAGTGAAACTTGAATCGTTGCCCATCGAGGCCAATCCCTGCTTCCGCTGGCACCTCGTCATTGACGGCGCGATAGCGATCGCGCCACGCCCCCATCACATCGAAGCTTTCCAACGCCAGACCCGGCGGGTCCATGCGGGCATGGCACGAGGCGCAGCTCGCGTCGGCCCGGTGCGCCTCGATCTGTTGACGGATCGTGACCGCGCCACGGATATCCGGTTCGACTGCCGGAACCGGGGGCGGCGGCGGCGTCTCAAACCCGAGGATGCGTTCCGTGACCCACACACCGCGCAGCACCGGCGAGGTCGTCGTGCCATTTGCCGTGACCTTGAGCACGCTGGCCTGGGTCATCAACCCGCCGCGGACGCTGTTTGCCGGGAGCGCTACTTTGCGCATGTTGGAACCCTCGACGCCGTCCAGGCCGTAGTGTTTCGCGAGCCGTGCGTTGAGAAAGGTGAAGTCAGATTGGACGATGTTCCGCGCGGGCAGGTCTTCTTTCAGCAATTCGGCGATAAAGAGCCGCGTCTCCTCAACCGCCGCGAGCTTGAGAGGGTCGTCAAGTTCGTAGTCGCTATAGAGCGTCGTGGAGGGCGAGTTGTCATCGATCTCGCGAAGATCGAGCCAATAGTCGGTGAACGCCTCGACGAATCGCCGCGATTTCGGGTCGTCGAGCAGCCGTTCCGTCTGGGCTCGCAATACTTCCGGGTCGCTCATCTTGCCTTGTCGCGCCAGATCGATGAGCC is a window of Planctomycetia bacterium DNA encoding:
- the rplU gene encoding 50S ribosomal protein L21, which translates into the protein MYAIIIDGGRQYKVEEGLELDLDYREASAGDEIVFDEVVAWSADGDIRIGTPNVLGAKVTGEVVSVTQGPKLVVQKFRRRKTTRRKNGHRQMHTRVKISKLSLLSAT
- a CDS encoding zinc ribbon domain-containing protein, producing MAKKVDRRVKYLSEHRIHQRAESGLLSGILFCARCGRRIEYQSKDQRYVCHRKDEASQTYVYDSGGTMAEADILPCLLDRAAAVAEQGAKRLDDLLVNATTMKRSAADQA
- a CDS encoding DUF1552 domain-containing protein, yielding MRDAVQEKAASMQENRSHRRAVGPGSVTRNAIPRRRFLQCAGVAMSLPFLDAMAPAFARAGSPGASPDGKRAPRRMLAICNNLGVLPEHFFPTDEGFDYQPSHYLTFLQEHRADFTVISGVSHPNVDGGHPSDISFLTAAPHPASSSFRNSISLDQHVAEHIGSHTRFPSLALAVNGSRSLSWTGTGVAIPPEQSASSVFGQLFLQGTKAEIEAKIREVDTGRSILDTVSQQAQALNRNMGAGDRDRLDQYFSSVRDLESRLQSARAWENRPKPVVDEPAPNDPTNSAQFIQKIEVMYRLARLAFQTDSVRAMTLMQNGVSTPAMQIQGATISDGYHNLSHHGKAVDKLAQLKVIDEWQMRTMAGLLTELKSVEEEGETLLDRTMVLYGSNLGDANAHSTTNMPILLAGGGFRHGQHLKFDTANNYPLPNLFVSMLERMNIESSTFATATGAMRGLEMRS